The Candidatus Defluviibacterium haderslevense DNA window TGAATTAAAAATAAAACAAATAAATTAAGATTTTTCATGAAATTATTATTATATTATGGAATAAGTATTGATATATAAATTAAAAGACATTTTTATGATTTCAGCAAATGAATAATTTAAACTTTATTGAGAGTTAATAATAATTATTCAAAGGTGTTTATATAAAAACTACCTGAATCAGTGCACATGCACACATTTATATAATTGGTTATCCATTAATTTATTGTTATTTACTACTAATTCTAATGGCACTTTGTTTGCTACCAATGTGCTAAAATCATGACAATAAATTTCTCCAAGTGTAGTATATGTGAATTTCCATTCTACATTTTGTTTCTGGTTTTGATTTAAGGATGGTATAGAATATACTTTAGTGAATGTTTTACCATTCCCAATAAAATCATGTGAATCGTTGGGACCCAAAACACCAATTGTCAATTTTAAATTTAATTTATTTGCTGGTGTTTGTTTTTCACCAAAATTTATAACTTCAATTGATACTGATACGTTATATGTTCTCTTATCACCATTGGTTGATTGTAAATCATATTTAATTATTTTCTTTTGAAGAGCAATATCTGGCCACTTTGGGTCATTTTTTGGTTTGTCCTGAGCATTGCCATTTACAATAGCCCCAAAAAACATCATAGAAACAAGTAAGAGTTTAAACACCACCTTCATTTTGACTTTACTTTAATTAGTTATGCCTCCACTAACGCTTTCGGATTCTCGATTTATCAAAACCATAATATTATGTACAGAATATTGCTTTTTCATGTCTTTGTATTGGTTAATACTTTGGGTTAGATAAATCTTAACATGTTAAAATAAATATTTTGAAAAACACAAAAGCGAAGTCACAAAATTAATATATATAAAATTTTATAAGTTATATAACATATTATATATCAATAAATTATTTTGATAATTTAAAAATATCAAGAATGTAAAATAAAATATATAAATAGAACTTTAAAATTGATTGCCGTAGATAAAATCCTTCAATTTAATAGAATAGCTCTTCATATTTTGAAGCCAATAATCAAGATAATTAAAGCTAATAAGGAATGAGCCCGATGAAAATTTTTCCAACCTTAAGTGTATTGCAAATCGGACAAGTAATTTATGCTTACTCCACCAGCACAAACCCAGCCCAATAAAACGATTCAAGACCCTTTTTTCTTAGATCATTTTGAGCAAGTTTCAAAGACTCTCGGATACTTTTTTTCTTGATGAGCCAATACTTATAAAATGCAGTCATTAACTCACTGGTCTGTTGGTCTGGCACTTGCCATAAGGACATGATCAGATTCTTAGCACCCGCTATCTTGAAAGCGCGCTGTAATCCGTACACACCTTCATTACCTTGTATATCTCCCAGTCCTGTTTCGCATGCTGACAGCACCACAAGTTCTGTATTTCGAAGATTCAATTGACTGATTTCATAAGCTGTAAGTATACCATCTTCTGCCTCGGGGGTAATCGGTTTTCCTGTCTTCCAGGCGTGATTTGCACCTGCCATGATAAGTCCAGATCGTAACATGGGATGCTCGGACATTTTAAAAACAGGTTCTTCCTGAAGGCTGAGGACTGATGACTGTCGACTGATTTTCGGATCAGGAAAAAAATACCCATGAGTAGAAATATGTATGACTTGAGGTGATTCTGTTTTATAATCTCCTAGCTTTTTAAAGGCTTCTTCAGTCGCATCATTTCCTTTGAAGAGAGAAGATTTAATTCCTGCCTTATGAATTATTTTGTTAATCTCATTAGCTTCTTGTTCTGATCCATTGAGATAGTTCCATGAACCCCCTCTTAAAGTGGAATCTGTATAAGAAAAACTAAGTTCAGATCTTAATGCTATACCATTGGTATCAATCTCGTGATGTGTAGCCTTCACTGCCGTACTGTCCATTTCAAAATTGATTCCTCCATATATGCATGCATTAAGTATTTTTGACTTTTTATCATCATTGTTTGAAACCAATTGTCTGGTACTACCCAATTGAACCAAGTCATATCTATCAGACAGCAATGATTGATCATTTATGGCAATAGCATTTTGGTTGATTCGATGCAACAATCCACTTGGAGAAAAATAGATTTTATTCACGCCTTTGAGGTATGGCTCTATTGGCTTCCATATTAATTCATAAAGAGATTTGGTTTGAACATCTTGTGGCATAGTTCCTCTGTCATTTGGAGAATGATACACATCGGCAACATAATCCATGCGTCTGGATTGCGATGTTGATAACAATTGATTCAGTTCTTTTTCTTCAAAAAGCGGCACAAAATGAGGTGTGGTGTCATTTGGGAGTAAGACTAAGGCAGCATACAAGAAGCTATCTGTTTGGTTTTTATCATTGAATTTAAAATGTATAAACTCTATGGCAACATCTTTCAATTCTAATTTATTTCTAACTTCTCGCCATTTTATTTGTCGAATAGCTTCTCCATAACTAGCTAAACTATTAATAAGTTCCTTTTCTAATGCGTTTGAACTCTCTTCAAGTTCAGTTAATGTTACCCCATTAATTTTAGGCTTGGAGTATTCATTTGCAATTTGCCTTCTACAACTTTTTAATTTACAATTAATTTCATATTCAAGAGGGTATTGGCTAGCATTAATGTTAAGCTTTGTAGATGAAGCAAGAAGAAATCCTTTATGAAACAATACATGATTATAATAAATTGAAGCAAGAATTCCAAATGGAGTACTATTCGAGTATCGAGAAATTAGATATTTTCCAAGATCATCACCATTTTGTTTAAAGATTGATATATAATTGGTTAGTTCTCTTTCTGAAAGAAAAGTAGTCCCTTTAGTTAGCACCACTTGCTCTAGAGAGTAAAATTCCATTAACAATTGATTAGATTCAATAAAACGCTTTTGCACTTCATAAAAACATGCAAGGTTTTTAATAATAGAAATATAATCAAGATGTTCTTTTCCTAATATTTTTTCTCGAATGACTTTGGATTCCAAATAGAACCGTTCGGCTTCTTTGTAATTAGATGATTCTTCATATAAAATTGCAAGATTATTCAAACTTGATGCATATTCAGGATGTTCCTTTCCTAATACATTTTCTCGAATGGTTTTCGATTCCAAATAGAGTTGTTCTGCTTCTTCAAATTTCCCTTCCATTTTATATAAAATTGCAAGATTATCCAAACTTGTTGCATATTCAGGATGTTCCTTTCCTAATACATTTTCTCGAATGGTTTTCGATTCCAAATAGAATTGTTCTGCTTTTTCAAAATCACCTAAATCCGCATAAAGATTAGCAAGACCATTTAAACTAGAAGAATAATCTACATGCTCTTTACCAAGTGCTTGTTCTCGTAATGCTTTAGACTCAAGAAATAATAATTCTGCTTTTTCAAAATTTGCCAATTTCTTGTATAAGGTTGCTAGATTATGCAAAATTGAAATATAATCTGGGTGTACTTTTCCATACTTCGCCTCATAAATATCTTTAGAACTTAGATACAATGATTCTGCTTTCTTATAATTACCCATATTCAAATACAAGCTTGCCATGTTGCTTAGTCTTATCGCATAATCTTCATGATTTGCACCAAAATTATTTATAACAAGGTCTGCAGATTTAAGATATAGCTTTTCTGCTTTTTCAAATTTGTATTCATCTTTATATAAATTAGCTAAATTATTTAAACAATTTGAATAAAAAGGGTGATTAAAATTTTTTAATCTTTCTTCGAATATTTTGATTACTTCAAGATATAAAAATTCAGCCTTTTCATAATTATACATTATATAATAGACGTTAGCTAAATTTATAGTGGCTCCTAAAAAATTAATATCATTTTGACCATTCGCTTTTTTAAAAATTACTTTTGCTTCTAATGCATATTCACCAGCTTTCTCTAAATTTCCCTTTGCAAAATATAATAATCCAATATTATTTAAGCTTGATGCATAATCTGAATGTTCAATCCCAAGAATTTTCTTCTTAATTTGAATAGATTCTAAAAAAAACATTTCAGCTTTATCATATTGGCCAATTTCTTTATAGAGATTTGCTAAGTTATTTAGGTTAAGAGCATAATCGAGATTTTGAGTCCCTAGTATTTTTTTTCTAATTTCCTTTGATTCTAAATAATATCCTTCAGCTCCTAAAAAATCACTTTTGAAATGCAATATTCTTCCATGATTAAAACATGCATTTCCATACTCCACCGACTCTAGCCCTAATTTTTCTAGAGCTAATTTTTCTGCAATCATATTAACTTCTAATGCTTTATCAAATTCATTTTTACCTATTAACTTCCGTGACACCTTAATAAGACTATCAATTTCCTTTATTGCTGAAGAATCTATGCTTTGAGAAGATAATAAGTACGGCATCCATAATAGAAAAGAAAGACACAAATATTTCATCGAGCTAAATTTAATATTCCAAAAATTTATATATCCTAACTAGTAAAAAAAACAATATCATACTACTACAATCTTGAAGCTCAAACAACTCATCAATAGTTTATAGTTGTTTTAAAAATTTATCAACTGCCTTATTATATTTAGGGTTATTTAAAGATTTTATAATTCTAAATTGTTCTCTAGCTTTAACCATTGCATTCGTCTTCAAGTAACATAGTCCAA harbors:
- a CDS encoding CHAT domain-containing protein; translated protein: MKYLCLSFLLWMPYLLSSQSIDSSAIKEIDSLIKVSRKLIGKNEFDKALEVNMIAEKLALEKLGLESVEYGNACFNHGRILHFKSDFLGAEGYYLESKEIRKKILGTQNLDYALNLNNLANLYKEIGQYDKAEMFFLESIQIKKKILGIEHSDYASSLNNIGLLYFAKGNLEKAGEYALEAKVIFKKANGQNDINFLGATINLANVYYIMYNYEKAEFLYLEVIKIFEERLKNFNHPFYSNCLNNLANLYKDEYKFEKAEKLYLKSADLVINNFGANHEDYAIRLSNMASLYLNMGNYKKAESLYLSSKDIYEAKYGKVHPDYISILHNLATLYKKLANFEKAELLFLESKALREQALGKEHVDYSSSLNGLANLYADLGDFEKAEQFYLESKTIRENVLGKEHPEYATSLDNLAILYKMEGKFEEAEQLYLESKTIRENVLGKEHPEYASSLNNLAILYEESSNYKEAERFYLESKVIREKILGKEHLDYISIIKNLACFYEVQKRFIESNQLLMEFYSLEQVVLTKGTTFLSERELTNYISIFKQNGDDLGKYLISRYSNSTPFGILASIYYNHVLFHKGFLLASSTKLNINASQYPLEYEINCKLKSCRRQIANEYSKPKINGVTLTELEESSNALEKELINSLASYGEAIRQIKWREVRNKLELKDVAIEFIHFKFNDKNQTDSFLYAALVLLPNDTTPHFVPLFEEKELNQLLSTSQSRRMDYVADVYHSPNDRGTMPQDVQTKSLYELIWKPIEPYLKGVNKIYFSPSGLLHRINQNAIAINDQSLLSDRYDLVQLGSTRQLVSNNDDKKSKILNACIYGGINFEMDSTAVKATHHEIDTNGIALRSELSFSYTDSTLRGGSWNYLNGSEQEANEINKIIHKAGIKSSLFKGNDATEEAFKKLGDYKTESPQVIHISTHGYFFPDPKISRQSSVLSLQEEPVFKMSEHPMLRSGLIMAGANHAWKTGKPITPEAEDGILTAYEISQLNLRNTELVVLSACETGLGDIQGNEGVYGLQRAFKIAGAKNLIMSLWQVPDQQTSELMTAFYKYWLIKKKSIRESLKLAQNDLRKKGLESFYWAGFVLVE